A stretch of the Malus domestica chromosome 08, GDT2T_hap1 genome encodes the following:
- the LOC114826330 gene encoding uncharacterized protein, whose amino-acid sequence MVDHGRQCVEASGGFMKPWSFYLKNSQNPSFKIEFFFFNPISGDRVRLPSSQSTLPCHCINGPDFSISKIIASSEPKTISQEPCFVVCLCKEGHLTYCRPTDQSWSSIDEDVPFIDDIVILGGKLYATTSLESKFLMVFEMIEDAKGNGGPLSCRVVKLVTLDPNTRPSFFPLPFVEIDYDGSRVEHYNGHDFVHLAKDSASMELFMVFHKADYAYNPKQDMCLLTVHKVMLAKTFRYTEPPKTKGFRVFKLESDIDGGPQWMEVVELGDRVLFVSNHHSVVISYPYGHKVERNSIYFAFDYPCDESNKCDFGVFSLTNKSIRHFSCSKSRSWFQLHTAPLWFVPNLC is encoded by the coding sequence ATGGTTGATCATGGTCGACAGTGCGTTGAGGCGTCCGGAGGGTTTATGAAACCCTGGTCATTCTACCTAAAAAATTCTCAGAACCCTAGTTTTAAAAtagaattcttcttcttcaatccaATATCTGGTGATCGAGTGAGGCTCCCCTCGTCCCAATCCACCCTTCCATGCCACTGCATCAATGGTCCGGACTTCTCCATTTCTAAAATTATTGCCTCTTCTGAACCAAAAACAATCAGCCAGGAGCCATGTTTTGTGGTTTGTCTTTGCAAAGAGGGTCATCTGACTTATTGTAGGCCAACGGATCAATCATGGAGTTCGATTGATGAGGACGTACCCTTTATTGATGATATAGTTATACTGGGTGGTAAGTTATATGCTACAACATCCTTAGAGTCCAAGTTTTTAATGGTATTTGAGATGATCGAAGACGCCAAAGGCAATGGGGGTCCTCTTAGCTGTAGGGTCGTTAAGTTGGTAACCCTTGATCCCAACACACGTCCTTCCTTTTTTCCACTTCCTTTCGTTGAAATTGATTATGATGGATCAAGAGTAGAGCATTACAATGGCCATGATTTCGTTCACCTAGCAAAAGATTCTGCATCTATGGAGTTGTTTATGGTTTTTCATAAGGCAGACTATGCATACAATCCTAAACAAGACATGTGTTTACTAACTGTGCATAAGGTCATGCTTGCAAAGACCTTTCGTTACACTGAGCCACCTAAGACTAAAGGATTTCGAGTGTTCAAACTGGAGTCTGATATTGATGGTGGTCCACAATGGATGGAGGTTGTTGAACTTGGTGATCGGGTATTATTTGTGAGCAACCACCATTCCGTTGTTATATCGTATCCTTATGGTCATAAGGTTGAAAGAAACAGTATTTATTTTGCCTTTGATTACCCGTGTGACGAATCAAACAAATGTGACTTTGGAGTATTTTCCTTGACAAATAAGAGTATCAGGCATTTTAGTTGCTCCAAGAGTCGTTCTTGGTTCCAGTTGCATACCGCACCTTTATGGTTTGTACCCAATCTTTGTTAg
- the LOC139198292 gene encoding uncharacterized protein, which translates to MLPSSQSTLPCHCINGPDFSISKIIASSEPKTISQEPCFVVCLCKEGHLTYCRPTDQSWSSIDEDVPFIDDIVILGGKLYATTSLESKFLMVFEMIEDAKGNGGPLSYRVVKLVTLDPNTRPSVFPLPFVEIDYDGSRAEHYNGHDFVHLAKDSASMELFMVFHKADYAYNPKQDMCLLTVHKVMLAKTFRYTEPPKTKGFRVFKLECDIDGGPQWMEVVELGDRVLFVSNHHSVVISYPYGHKVERNSIYFAFDYPCDESNKCDFGVFSLTNKSIRHFSCSKSRSWFQLHTAPLWFVPNLC; encoded by the coding sequence ATGCTCCCCTCGTCCCAATCCACCCTTCCATGCCACTGCATCAATGGTCCGGACTTCTCCATTTCTAAAATTATTGCCTCTTCTGAACCAAAAACAATCAGCCAGGAGCCATGTTTTGTGGTTTGTCTTTGCAAAGAGGGTCATCTGACTTATTGTAGGCCAACGGATCAATCATGGAGTTCGATTGATGAGGACGTACCCTTTATTGATGATATAGTTATACTGGGTGGTAAGTTATATGCTACAACATCCTTAGAGTCCAAGTTTTTAATGGTATTTGAGATGATCGAAGACGCCAAAGGCAATGGCGGTCCTCTTAGCTATAGGGTCGTTAAGTTGGTAACCCTTGATCCCAACACACGTCCTTCCGTTTTTCCACTTCCTTTCGTTGAAATTGATTATGATGGATCAAGAGCAGAGCATTACAATGGCCATGATTTCGTTCACCTAGCAAAAGATTCTGCATCTATGGAGTTGTTTATGGTTTTTCATAAGGCAGACTATGCATACAATCCTAAACAAGACATGTGTTTACTAACTGTGCATAAGGTCATGCTTGCAAAGACCTTTCGTTACACTGAGCCACCTAAGACTAAAGGATTTCGAGTGTTCAAACTGGAGTGTGATATTGATGGTGGTCCACAATGGATGGAGGTTGTTGAACTTGGTGATCGGGTATTATTTGTGAGCAACCACCATTCCGTTGTTATATCGTATCCTTATGGTCATAAGGTTGAAAGAAACAGTATTTATTTTGCCTTTGATTACCCGTGTGACGAATCAAACAAATGTGACTTTGGAGTATTTTCCTTGACAAATAAGAGTATCAGGCATTTTAGTTGCTCCAAGAGTCGTTCTTGGTTCCAGTTGCATACTGCACCTTTATGGTTTGTACCCAATCTTTGTTAg